The DNA region TATCAATGGAGGTGGATATGATGAGAAAGAAGGAGAAGGAGGAACCCCGGGGGACCGAGGGGGTTTTAAATATGGATGCCAGTATGGAGGGCAGCCTTATTTTTAAAGACCCTGTAAATCTTCAGATTAACGGCGATTTTAAGGGGAAATTAGATACAAAAGGAAATCTGACTATTGGTGAACATGCTGATGTGCAGGCCGATATAGTCGGAGAAAATATCGTTATTGCCGGCAGGGTTGTTGGCCAAATAAAAGCAAGCAAAGAACTAAATATCGTTCCCCCTGCTGATGTAAAAGGCGATATCCAGACGCCTCGTTTGGGAGTTACTCCGGGAGCGGTGTTGGAGGGGAAATGCCGGATGTTATCCACGCAGGAGAAATCAACCGTTAAAGCAATGTTGAATATTGACGAAATAGCAAGATATCTTGAAGTAGAGACGACTATTGTTAAGCAATGGGCAGATGGCCGCAAGATACCTGCGGTTAGAGAAGAAGACGGTTGGAAATTTGACAGAGACAAAATAGACAAGTGGATAGTGGATGAAAAGGTGAAGCTTTGAAACGCTAATTTACGCTAATGGTAAAAGTGCTGATTGATATCAGCGAAAATTAGCGTTATAATAATATGTTTTAAAGAGAGGTAATATGCATGGCAATGTTGAATCTTCAGGAAGCAGCCAGTTCTCTGAATTTAAATCCGGGAGAGCTGGAAATATTGGTTAAAAGCGGGAAGATTGAGGCTTATAAAATAGCCGGTGTCTATCTAAGATTCAAGCAAGATGACATTTCCGCTTTTAAAAGCACTTTAGTCCAGAGGAATACAAAACCCGGGCAGAAGCTGGTTCAAAAGAAGCCTATGCGAAAACTTACGCGGGAATCCATGCTTGATAATGAACTTTCTTTAAAAAATGCTTCTTTGCTGGAAAAAATCCAGGATTTTTGGTACTTCAATAATTTTTATATTATTTCTTTAGGGGTTATGATTTTTTTAATTGTAACGATCTTGAAATGACCTAAAGGAAAACTTTGACATAAGAATAAGTAAAAAATAAAGAATTAAAAAACCGTGAGTAAATTTACTCACGGTTTTTTAATTTATGAAATTTTTCAACAAAAGTTATCTTTAATATAGCCTACAAAAAATCTTTGATTTTTTGTAAGTCATATACTCATTGGTGCCGGAGAAGGGAGTCGAACCCTTACAGTGTTTCCACTACCGGTTTTTGAGACCGGCGCGTCTTCCGATTCCGCCACTCCGGCAAAAAAGAAAATTTTTTTAGAGAAAACAAAAAAAGCCAAAAGAATTTTTTTTAGAAATTGTTAAAAAATGCTTGACAGTGATTATTCTATAATGTAACATTAAAAGTGTCAAGAGAATTGGAGAATATAAAATGGCAAAGACAAAAAAACAAACTACAGCGCAGAAAGAAGCAAAAAAGATTTTAGGGTATACCAAGAAAAATTTATTAAAATTCAGCAAAGATACTTTAAAATTAGCTAAAAAAGCAGAAAAGGAAATTGTCCGTGTATCAAAAGTGGGCAAGCTCCATTTAGACATACTGGGGCTGAAAAGGAAAAAAGAAACTTTATGTCAGCAGATCGGAGAAAAGATAGTCGAAATGGATGCTTTGGGTAAAGTAAATCTTCCCGAGATTAAACCCACATGCACCAAGATCCGTGGGTTGGATAATCAGATTAAAAAAACAAGGACCAAAGCAGAGGATATAAAAAGAAAAAAGTGAAAGGGGGTGTAGGATGGCAAAGGCAAAGGCAAAGGCAAAACCAAAGAAAAAGGCAAAGGCAAAACCAAAGAAAAAGGCAAAGAAGAAATAGTTAAATCGACTTTACTTACTTATAGACAGTGATACAAAAAAGGAGACTTTTTAAGTCTCCTTTTTTGCTTATACTTGACTTTTGAACCGAGATTACATAAGATAAGAGAGAGAAAGAATTGGTGGAGCTGACGGGAATTGAACCCGTGATACCACAATGCCATTGTGGTGTGATCCCGCTTCACCACAGCCCCAGATATTAAGCAATTATAGGCATATTTTTTAACTTTGTCAATAAAAATGGAAAAAAACTACCCTTTCGCTAAAATTGAACCTAAGTGGCAGAGATATTGGCAGACAAACGGGCTGTTCAAAATGGATCCCGAATCCAAGAAGCCGAAATATTACTGCCTGATGATGTTTCCTTATCCTTCGGCTGCCCTTCACGTTGGCCATGGAAGAAACTACATCATCGGTGATGTTGTGGCTAGATATAAACTGATGAAAGGTTTTAATGTGTTGACGCCTATGGGCTGGGATGCTTTTGGGCTGCCGGCAGAGAATGCCGCTATTAAAAATAATATTCATCCCAAAGAATCCACTATGCGCAATATAGCCACCATGAAAAAACAAATGAACGAATGGGGGGTGGGTTACGATTGGGATAGAGAAATTACATCTTGTTTG from Candidatus Omnitrophota bacterium includes:
- a CDS encoding polymer-forming cytoskeletal protein, which codes for MMRKKEKEEPRGTEGVLNMDASMEGSLIFKDPVNLQINGDFKGKLDTKGNLTIGEHADVQADIVGENIVIAGRVVGQIKASKELNIVPPADVKGDIQTPRLGVTPGAVLEGKCRMLSTQEKSTVKAMLNIDEIARYLEVETTIVKQWADGRKIPAVREEDGWKFDRDKIDKWIVDEKVKL
- a CDS encoding helix-turn-helix domain-containing protein yields the protein MAMLNLQEAASSLNLNPGELEILVKSGKIEAYKIAGVYLRFKQDDISAFKSTLVQRNTKPGQKLVQKKPMRKLTRESMLDNELSLKNASLLEKIQDFWYFNNFYIISLGVMIFLIVTILK